In the genome of Cygnus olor isolate bCygOlo1 chromosome Z, bCygOlo1.pri.v2, whole genome shotgun sequence, one region contains:
- the RAD23B gene encoding UV excision repair protein RAD23 homolog B — translation MQITLKTLQQQTFRIDIDPEETVKALKEKIESERGKDAFPVAGQKLIYAGKILNDDTALKEYKIDEKNFVVVMVTKPKAAATATQQSNSTATVSLTSAAPTPVPAPTPVAAPVPAPVPTTPAPAAVACESAPVSTPKDEKPAEKPPEAPAAVSPSSNDSTTGDTSRSNLFEDAISALVTGQSYENMVTEIMSMGYEREQVIAALRASFNNPDRAVEYLLMGIPGDNQAVAEPPQAASTGSSQSPAVAAAVATIPATASSLGGHPLEFLRNQPQFQQMRQIIQQNPSLLPALLQQIGRENPQLLQQISQHQEHFIHMLNEPVTESRQGLSGSDDGASTGGVAEAGNGHMNYIQVTPQEKEAIERLKALGFPEGLVIQAYFACEKNENLAANFLLQQNFDED, via the exons GTAAAGGCGCTGAAAGAGAAGATTGAATCAGAAAGGGGGAAAGATGCTTTTCCAGTAGCTGGCCAAAAACTAATTTATGCAG GTAAAATTCTTAATGATGATACTGCTCTTAAAGAATACAAAATAGATGAGAAGAACTTTGTGGTGGTTATGGTGACAAAA cccaaagcagcagcaacagcaactcAGCAGTCAAATTCTACTGCCACTGTCAGCTTGACAAGTGCAGCTCCCACACCAGTCCCTGCACCAACCCCTGTAGCTGCTCCTGTGCCAGCTCCTGTCCCTACCactccagcaccagctgcagttGCTTGTGAATCTGCACCTGTGAGTACTCCTAAAGATGAGAAGCCAGCAGAAAAACCACCTGAGGCACCAGCTGCTGTCAGCCCATCATCAAACGACAG TACAACAGGTGATACATCTCGATCAAATCTTTTTGAGGATGCTATAAGTGCACTTG TGACAGGTCAGTCCTATGAGAATATGGTGACTGAAATCATGTCAATGGGCTATGAACGAGAGCAAGTAATTGCAGCATTGAGAGCCAGCTTCAACAATCCTGACAGAGCGGTGGAGTACCTTTTAATG GGTATACCTGGAGATAATCAGGCTGTGGCTGAACCCCCTCAAGCAGCGAGCACTGGTTCCTCTCAGTCtccagctgtggcagcagccGTAGCAACTATACCTGCAACTGCTAGTTCATTAGGAG GACATCCACTTGAGTTCTTGCGAAATCAGCCTCAATTCCAGCAGATGAGACAAATCATCCAGCAAAATCCTTCTTTGTTACCGGCATTGCTACAACAGATTGGACGGGAAAACCCTCAGCTACTACAG CAAATAAGCCAACACCAGGAGCATTTTATTCATATGTTGAATGAGCCAGTTACAGAGTCCCGCCAGGGCTTAAGTGGCAGTGATGATGGTGCCAGCACTGGAGGAGTAGCAGAAGCTGGAAATGGTCATATGAACTACATTCAAGTAACACCTCAGGAAAAAGAAGCTATAGAAAGG ttaaagGCATTAGGATTTCCTGAAGGACTTGTGATACAAGCATATTTTGCTTGTGAGAAGAATGAAAACTTGGCTGCCAATTTTCTTCTACAACAGAACTTTGATGAAGAttga